Part of the Streptomyces sp. NBC_00457 genome, GGAAGCCGCCGACGCCGGGCGAGGAGATCTGGACGTCCGGCATGGGCTGCGGCCCGGGCGGCATCGCGAACCTCGCGGTGGCCGCGGCCCGGTTCGGCCTGAACACCTCCCTGGCCACGGTCTTCGGCGACGACTTCTACGGCGAGCACTGCCGTGACGTCCTCGCCGACCAGGAGGGCGTCGACCTCGCGCTCTCCCGCACCGCGGACGGCTGGCCGACCCCGGTCACCGTCTCCATCGCGCACGGCCACGACCGGGCCCTGGTCACCCACGGCCAGGAACCGCCGTACTCGCAGGACACGCTGATGGGCGACCCGCCCGAGGCGCGTACCGCCCTGGTGCACATCGAGGCCGAACCCCGCGCCTGGCTCGGCAAGGCCGCCGCGAACGGCACGCAGATCTATGCCGACGTCGGCTGGGACCCCACCCAGCAGTGGTCCACCGACCTCCTCGACCAGCTCGCCCTGTGCCACGCCTTCCTCCCCAACGAGACCGAGGCGATGGCTTACACCCGCACCGACAGCGCGGTCGCGGCGCTCGGCACGCTCACCGAACTGGTGCCGGTCGCCGTGGTCACCCGCGGCGGCGACGGCGCGATCGCCGCCGACCAGACGACCGGCGAGTACGCGGAGGTTCCCGCCCTCGACATCGATGTCCTGGACGCGACGGGCGCCGGCGACGTCTTCGGCGCGAGCTTCGTCGCCGCCTCACTCGGCGGCTGGCCGCTGGCCGAGCGGCTGAAGTTCGCGGTGCTGGCGTCCGGCCTCTCGGTACGGCACCGCACCGGAGCGCTGGCCGCCCCCGGCTGGTACGGCATCCACCAGTGGTGGCAGTCCCTCGACGACCCCGACCTGCGGCGCTCGTACGGCTTCCTGGCCGACCGGATGCCACAGGACCCGGGACCGCCGGTCCGGTACGCGCCACTGACGCCCCCGAACTCCCCCCACTGATCTCTCTGATCTCCCCCCACTGATCTCCCTGATCTCCCCTGATCCCCCTGGCACACGAAGATCCTCGAAGATCCGTGAACATCCGAAAGGCGGTGGGAGCTGTGCGGCTCTCACGAAGAGGCCTGCTGCGCGCGGGCCTGGCCGGTACGGCCGCCACGGCACTCGGCGGCCTGGCGACCGGCTGTGCCGTACCGACCGGGTCGACCGGCCGGAACATGGTGCTCTGGTATTGGAGCGGCGGCCTGAGCGACAAGGTCGTCGAGGGCGCCAAGGCGCGTTACGACAGCTCGGTCGACCTCCAGGCCATCCAGATCGGCGGCCAGTACCGCTCCAAGCTCATCACCACCATCACCGGCCGGGCCCATATCCCCGACATCGCGGGACTCAAGGGCGAGGACATGGCCGCCTACCTGCCGAACGCGGACCAGTTCATCGACCTGCGGACGCTGGGCGCGGAGAAGTACAAGAGCCAGTACCTGTCCTGGAAGTGGGACCAGGGCATCGCCGACGACGGCACGATGGTCGGCTTCCCGATCGACTGCGGGCCCGTCGCGCACTACTACCAGTACGAGGTCTTCCGCAAGGCGGGGCTGCCGTACGAACCCGACCACGTGTCGAGCGAACTGAACACGTGGGAGAAGTTCTTCGACGCCGGCGTTCAACTCGGCAAGCGCGTCCCGGGGGCCAAGCTGCTCACCGACATCCTCTCCGTCTTCGGAAACGTCGTGGAGCAGGGCGCGCAGCGGTACGTCGACAAGGACCGCCAGTTCATCGGCGACCAGGAGCATGTGCGCCGGGCCTGGGCGCTGGCCGTGGAGGCCAAGCAGCGGAAGATCGTGTCGAACCTGGTCAGCGGCACCCCGGACCAGTTGTCGGCCATCCAGGACGGCAAGCTGCCGAGCCAGCTGAACGCCTCCTGGGCCAGCTTCGACATCAAGAACGGTGTGCCGAAGACCAAGGGCAAGTGGCGGGTGGCGCAGATGCCCGTGCGGCCCGCCAACCAGGGCGGCTCGTTCCTGTCGATCACCAAGGCGTGCCGGGAGCCCGAGCAGGCCTTCGAGATCATCACCTGGATGCTCAACGCGGCCAACCAGGCGCAGGGTTACGTGGACGCGGGCCTCTTCCCCTCCACGCCCGCCGCCTACGGCCTGAAGCAGATGCAGGAGCCCGACCCCTTCTTCGGCGACCAGGTCACGACCGACATCTTCGGTCCCGCCGCGCAGAAGATCGTGGTCGCCTACAACAGCCCGTACGACGTCGCTCTCGGGCAGCCCATCAAGGACGAGATCAAGAACGTCGACGTCCTCGGCAAGGACCCGAAGAAGGCCTGGAGTGACGCCATGAGCAAGTGCCGTCGCATCGCGAAGCACCTGGGGGTGAGCTACTGATGGCCGTCCTCGAACAGATACCGCCCGTCGTGGCGCAGCCCTCCCCGACACAGCCCAAGAAGGGCTGGCGCAAGTACTGGCACCTCTATGCCGCGATCTCGCCCTTCTACCTGATCTTCCTCGGCTTCGGCCTGTTCCCGGTCGGCTTCTCGCTCTATCTGTCCTTCCACCGCTGGGACGGCCTCGGCACGATGGAGTGGGCCGGGCTCTCGCAGTACCAGTACCTGATCAGCGACAGCGACTTCTGGAACTCGATCGGCAACACGATCATCATCTGGGCGCTGGCCACCTTCCCCATGATCTTCCTGGCGATGATCACGGCCGTGATGCTCAACTCCGCGGTCCGGTTCAAGAGCCTGTACCGGGTCGCGTACTTCCTGCCGAACGTCACCTCGGTCGTCGCGATCGCCATCGTCTTCGGCTCCATCTTCGCCACCAACAACGGCATGGTGAACGCCGTCTTCAACGCGGTGGGGCTCGACCAGGTGGCCTGGCTGAACACGCCATGGGGCATCAAGATCACCATCGCGGCCCTGATGACCTGGCAGTGGACCGGCTACAACGCCATCATCTTCCTCGCTGGACTCCAGACCATCCCGAGCGAGCTGTACGAGGCGGCGCGCGTGGACGGCGCCGGCCCGATCCAGACCTTCTTCCGGATCACACTCCCGCTGCTGCGGCCCACGCTGCTGTTCGTGCTCGTCGTCTCCACGGTCACCGGACTGCAGAGCTTCTCCGAACCGCAGGTCCTGCTCCAGACCTCGTCCAACGACTCGACGTTCGCGGGCGGTCCGGGCCACTCGGGCCAGACGATGGTCCTCTACT contains:
- a CDS encoding carbohydrate kinase family protein, which translates into the protein MDDDRPDVLLTGLLFYDLVLTGLGKPPTPGEEIWTSGMGCGPGGIANLAVAAARFGLNTSLATVFGDDFYGEHCRDVLADQEGVDLALSRTADGWPTPVTVSIAHGHDRALVTHGQEPPYSQDTLMGDPPEARTALVHIEAEPRAWLGKAAANGTQIYADVGWDPTQQWSTDLLDQLALCHAFLPNETEAMAYTRTDSAVAALGTLTELVPVAVVTRGGDGAIAADQTTGEYAEVPALDIDVLDATGAGDVFGASFVAASLGGWPLAERLKFAVLASGLSVRHRTGALAAPGWYGIHQWWQSLDDPDLRRSYGFLADRMPQDPGPPVRYAPLTPPNSPH
- a CDS encoding extracellular solute-binding protein translates to MRLSRRGLLRAGLAGTAATALGGLATGCAVPTGSTGRNMVLWYWSGGLSDKVVEGAKARYDSSVDLQAIQIGGQYRSKLITTITGRAHIPDIAGLKGEDMAAYLPNADQFIDLRTLGAEKYKSQYLSWKWDQGIADDGTMVGFPIDCGPVAHYYQYEVFRKAGLPYEPDHVSSELNTWEKFFDAGVQLGKRVPGAKLLTDILSVFGNVVEQGAQRYVDKDRQFIGDQEHVRRAWALAVEAKQRKIVSNLVSGTPDQLSAIQDGKLPSQLNASWASFDIKNGVPKTKGKWRVAQMPVRPANQGGSFLSITKACREPEQAFEIITWMLNAANQAQGYVDAGLFPSTPAAYGLKQMQEPDPFFGDQVTTDIFGPAAQKIVVAYNSPYDVALGQPIKDEIKNVDVLGKDPKKAWSDAMSKCRRIAKHLGVSY
- a CDS encoding carbohydrate ABC transporter permease, translating into MAVLEQIPPVVAQPSPTQPKKGWRKYWHLYAAISPFYLIFLGFGLFPVGFSLYLSFHRWDGLGTMEWAGLSQYQYLISDSDFWNSIGNTIIIWALATFPMIFLAMITAVMLNSAVRFKSLYRVAYFLPNVTSVVAIAIVFGSIFATNNGMVNAVFNAVGLDQVAWLNTPWGIKITIAALMTWQWTGYNAIIFLAGLQTIPSELYEAARVDGAGPIQTFFRITLPLLRPTLLFVLVVSTVTGLQSFSEPQVLLQTSSNDSTFAGGPGHSGQTMVLYFFQQTFDNNDFGYGAAVAWGIFLVVVLFSIINWRLVQRRGE